One Lycium ferocissimum isolate CSIRO_LF1 unplaced genomic scaffold, AGI_CSIRO_Lferr_CH_V1 ctg638, whole genome shotgun sequence DNA window includes the following coding sequences:
- the LOC132045235 gene encoding uncharacterized protein LOC132045235 isoform X1, giving the protein MTEMETDDESEAILLEKRLIDVVFSWSFKDVLNKDLYKDKVKNIPSTFQSIPLYMKSFIFPLIEETHADLSSSFDKVASASTCKISSIEEKKSNKPSAKCLYIIEVEKKEISSDGRAYEPEPGDLLAITDVKPTCVDDLNRPITSYIIALVQRVTDEKDYIKIQAFLSRPFLVEQDIREGHIKDSLFLVSLINTTTNTRIWNSLSFGVEKQNSQVIQNILEPDFYVTGKEKCNLCLQGEVYRFCRSKILASNWLINLNDSQQEAVLNCLATKYCHHDKTTKLIWGPPGTGKTKTVSALLFLLLSLHCRTVTCAPTNIAVLEVSGRALKLVLESCEFLTYGLGDLVLFGNRKRMNIDNQDELLHIFLDHRAKILARCFIPASGWKYSLQYLITLLEDTELLYQLYTMNGQEEDADAELYQKSDNTNYDSDSGNAVLRKESLRNKEDKTQRLYAQGFKDEWNKRIGQVIAKTIKLNDESRHGRGFGRDKKHSRPVPRKGCNDSHQAKARLNFDDFVTSRLNCKLEAFTFYVVNFVMHLPTSLLSVVVARDMIKAVNLLHSLSSLLQSVISNGRSLKEIFVKNKEAEMRVIDSSSDIELAKKECLKILKSLPNNFFEPEDEYSIKNQILKNACLLFCTASSSFKLHETDAELLVIDEAAQLKECESTIPLQIPGLRHAILIGDEWQLPAMVKSKVCEEAKFGRSLFERLALLRFKKHLLNLQYRMHPSITSFPNREFYQNQITDAPNVRSTAYQKRYLQGEIYGAYSFINVACGNEEVVDGHSIRNMVEVAVVCEVVANLFKGFTSSGEKISIGIISPYNAQIAAIKENLGTKYSTDDESDFSVDVRSVDGFQGGEKDVIIISAVRSNANRSIGFLSNSQRVNVALTRARHCLWIFGNEPTLKSSGSVWKILVHDARVRGCFHDAQNDKDLVKAMAAALIDIDLLDIKIRLYSVLFQGTRWKGLIEASSVSLQVSVDDNFWKAMGRIKSIEIRKKAISVLMKLSSDWQWPRTEHIAVSSGMSNQPFELCPVDGILHIVLTLETIMETSSYVDVIRVWDIRPLTEIPNLDPMFILCKQLDAFHLQDES; this is encoded by the exons ATGACAGAAATGGAGACTGACGACGAAAGTGAAGCCATTCTTCTTGAAAAGAGACTTATAGACGTTGTTTTTTCTTGGTCTTTTAAGGATGTCCTTAACAAAGACCTTTACAAGGACAAG GTGAAGAACATCCCTTCGACATTTCAGTCCATCCCTTTGTATATGAAGTCATTCATCTTCCCTCTTATAGAGGAAACACATGCTGATTTGTCTTCTAGCTTTGATAAAGTGGCAAGTGCATCTACATGCAAAATATCGTCTATTGAGGAAAAGAAGAGCAATAAGCCATCTGCTAAATGCTTATACATTATTGAGgtggaaaagaaagagattagTAGTGATGGCAGAGCATATGAACCTGAGCCGGGAGATCTCTTGGCCATTACAGATGTAAAACCAACATGCGTCGATGATCTAAACAGACCCATAACATCCTATATAATTGCTCTGGTTCAGCGAGTGACAGATGAGAAAGATTATATCAAGATCCAGGCCTTCTTATCGAGACCCTTCTTGGTGGAACAAGACATTCGGGAAGGTCATATAAAGGACTCTTTGTTCTTGGTTTCTCTTATAAATACGACAACAAATACGCGCATCTGGAATTCATTGAGCTTTGGGGTGGAAAAGCAAAACTCCCAAGTAATTCAGAATATACTGGAACCTGATTTTTATGTGACT GGTAAGGAAAAGTGTAATCTCTGTTTGCAAGGGGAAGTGTATAGATTTTGCAGATCAAAAATCCTTGCATCTAATTGGTTAATCAATCTTAATGATTCCCAACAAGAAGCAGTTCTGAACTGTCTCGCGACAAAGTATTGCCATCACGACAAGACAACTAAGCTAATCTGGGGTCCTCCTGGAACAGGGAAAACGAAGACAGTTAGTGCACTGTTGTTTCTACTTCTGAGCCTCCATTGTAGAACAGTAACTTGTGCTCCAACTAATATTGCAGTCCTAGAAGTTTCTGGACGAGCTTTGAAGCTTGTGCTGGAATCATGTGAATTTTTGACTTATGGTCTAGGAGATttagttttgtttggaaacagAAAACGAATGAATATCGATAACCAAGACGAGCTACttcatatttttcttgatcatcgTGCTAAAATTCTAGCAAGGTGCTTTATTCCTGCCTCTGGCTGGAAATACTCGTTGCAGTATTTGATAACACTACTTGAAGACACTGAACTGCTGTACCAGCTCTATACCATGAATGGTCAAGAGGAAGATGCTGATGCCGAACTTTATCAGAAATCTGATAATACTAATTATGATAGTGATTCAGGGAATGCAGTTCTTCGCAAAGAAAGCCTGAGAAACAAGGAGGACAAAACGCAAAGGTTGTATGCTCAAGGCTTCAAGGACGAGTGGAACAAGAGAATTGGGCAAGTAATTGCCAAAACAATAAAGTTGAATGATGAAAGTCGACATGGCAGAGGGTTTGGGCGGGACAAGAAACATTCAAGGCCTGTTCCAAGAAAGGGTTGTAATGATTCTCATCAAGCTAAAGCAAGGTTAAATTTTGACGACTTTGTGACAAGCAGATTAAACTGCAAACTGGAGGCTTTTACTTTCTATGTTGTTAACTTTGTCATGCACTTGCCAACTTCACTCCTGTCTGTGGTAGTGGCAAGAGACATGATCAAAGCTGTAAACTTACTTCATTCACTTAGTAGTTTATTGCAAAGTGTTATCTCTAATGGTAGAAGTTTGAAAGAAATCTTTGTTAAAAACAAAGAAGCAGAGATGCGAGTGATTGACAGCTCTTCTGATATAGAATTGGCCAAAAAAGAGTGTCTTAAGATACTCAAATCCCTTCCTAACAACTTTTTTGAACCTGAAGATGAGTAttcaataaaaaatcaaattttgaaaaatgcatGCCTGCTTTTCTGTACTGCTTCAAGCTCCTTCAAATTGCATGAGACAGATGCTGAATTGCTGGTTATTGATGAAGCTGCTCAGCTTAAAGAATGCGAGTCAACTATCCCCTTACAGATTCCTGGTCTCCGTCATGCCATACTCATAGGGGACGAGTGGCAACTGCCTGCCATGGTTAAAAGCAAG GTTTGCGAGGAGGCCAAGTTTGGGCGGAGCTTGTTTGAGAGGCTGGCACTTCTGCGATTCAAGAAACATCTTCTTAATCTTCAGTATAGGATGCACCCGTCAATAACCTCATTTCCGAACAGGGAATTCTACCAGAATCAGATTACAGATGCTCCAAATGTCAGAAGTACAGCATATCAGAAGCGTTACCTTCAAGGTGAAATTTATGGTGCTTATTCTTTTATCAATGTAGCATGCGGAAATGAGGAAGTCGTTGATGGGCATAGCATCCGGAACATGGTAGAGGTAGCAGTGGTTTGTGAGGTAGTTGCCAACCTCTTCAAAG GATTCACTTCCTCGGGAGAAAAGATTAGTATTGGTATTATATCACCGTACAATGCTCAAATTGCTGCAATTAAAGAGAACCTTGGAACTAAGTATAGCACTGATGATGAGAGTGACTTCTCTGTGGATGTCCGATCTGTGGATGGTTTTCAAGGAGGTGAGAAGGATGTAATAATAATCTCAGCGGTGCGCTCCAATGCAAACAGATCAATTGGTTTCCTTTCTAACAGTCAAAGGGTTAATGTAGCACTAACTAGAGCAAG GCACTGCCTCTGGATATTCGGCAATGAACCAACCCTAAAAAGCAGTGGTTCTGTTTGGAAGATACTTGTACATGATGCCAGGGTTAGGGGCTGCTTCCATGATGCTCAGAATGACAAGGACTTGGTGAAAGCTATGGCAGCTGCTTTGATAGATATTGATCTCCTTGACATTAAAATACGCCTTTATTCTGTACTTTTTCAAGGAACAAGGTGGAAG GGACTAATTGAGGCTTCGTCTGTTTCATTACAGGTAAGTGTTGATGATAATTTTTGGAAAGCAATGGGGAGAATTAAAAGCATAGAAATCCGTAAGAAAGCAATTTCCGTATTGATGAAGCTTTCTAGTGATTGGCAATGGCCTCGCACTGAACATATTGCTGTCTCAAGTGGGATGTCTAATCAGCCCTTTGAGCTCTGTCCTGTTGATGGGATACTTCATATTGTTCTGACTCTTGAGACGATTATGGAGACCTCAAGCTATGTAGACGTCATTCGGGTTTGGGATATTCGGCCACTGACAGAGATACCAAACCTAGATCCTATGTTTATCTTGTGCAAGCAGCTTGATGCTTTTCATTTGCAGGATGAGTCGTAG
- the LOC132045235 gene encoding uncharacterized protein LOC132045235 isoform X2, whose product MTEMETDDESEAILLEKRLIDVVFSWSFKDVLNKDLYKDKVKNIPSTFQSIPLYMKSFIFPLIEETHADLSSSFDKVASASTCKISSIEEKKSNKPSAKCLYIIEVEKKEISSDGRAYEPEPGDLLAITDVKPTCVDDLNRPITSYIIALVQRVTDEKDYIKIQAFLSRPFLVEQDIREGHIKDSLFLVSLINTTTNTRIWNSLSFGVEKQNSQVIQNILEPDFYVTGKEKCNLCLQGEVYRFCRSKILASNWLINLNDSQQEAVLNCLATKYCHHDKTTKLIWGPPGTGKTKTVSALLFLLLSLHCRTVTCAPTNIAVLEVSGRALKLVLESCEFLTYGLGDLVLFGNRKRMNIDNQDELLHIFLDHRAKILARCFIPASGWKYSLQYLITLLEDTELLYQLYTMNGQEEDADAELYQKSDNTNYDSDSGNAVLRKESLRNKEDKTQRLYAQGFKDEWNKRIGQVIAKTIKLNDESRHGRGFGRDKKHSRPVPRKGCNDSHQAKARLNFDDFVTSRLNCKLEAFTFYVVNFVMHLPTSLLSVVVARDMIKAVNLLHSLSSLLQSVISNGRSLKEIFVKNKEAEMRVIDSSSDIELAKKECLKILKSLPNNFFEPEDEYSIKNQILKNACLLFCTASSSFKLHETDAELLVIDEAAQLKECESTIPLQIPGLRHAILIGDEWQLPAMVKSKVCEEAKFGRSLFERLALLRFKKHLLNLQYRMHPSITSFPNREFYQNQITDAPNVRSTAYQKRYLQGEIYGAYSFINVACGNEEVVDGHSIRNMVEVAVVCEVVANLFKGFTSSGEKISIGIISPYNAQIAAIKENLGTKYSTDDESDFSVDVRSVDGFQGGEKDVIIISAVRSNANRSIGFLSNSQRVNVALTRARHCLWIFGNEPTLKSSGSVWKILVHDARVRGCFHDAQNDKDLVKAMAAALIDIDLLDIKIRLYSVLFQGTRWKVSVDDNFWKAMGRIKSIEIRKKAISVLMKLSSDWQWPRTEHIAVSSGMSNQPFELCPVDGILHIVLTLETIMETSSYVDVIRVWDIRPLTEIPNLDPMFILCKQLDAFHLQDES is encoded by the exons ATGACAGAAATGGAGACTGACGACGAAAGTGAAGCCATTCTTCTTGAAAAGAGACTTATAGACGTTGTTTTTTCTTGGTCTTTTAAGGATGTCCTTAACAAAGACCTTTACAAGGACAAG GTGAAGAACATCCCTTCGACATTTCAGTCCATCCCTTTGTATATGAAGTCATTCATCTTCCCTCTTATAGAGGAAACACATGCTGATTTGTCTTCTAGCTTTGATAAAGTGGCAAGTGCATCTACATGCAAAATATCGTCTATTGAGGAAAAGAAGAGCAATAAGCCATCTGCTAAATGCTTATACATTATTGAGgtggaaaagaaagagattagTAGTGATGGCAGAGCATATGAACCTGAGCCGGGAGATCTCTTGGCCATTACAGATGTAAAACCAACATGCGTCGATGATCTAAACAGACCCATAACATCCTATATAATTGCTCTGGTTCAGCGAGTGACAGATGAGAAAGATTATATCAAGATCCAGGCCTTCTTATCGAGACCCTTCTTGGTGGAACAAGACATTCGGGAAGGTCATATAAAGGACTCTTTGTTCTTGGTTTCTCTTATAAATACGACAACAAATACGCGCATCTGGAATTCATTGAGCTTTGGGGTGGAAAAGCAAAACTCCCAAGTAATTCAGAATATACTGGAACCTGATTTTTATGTGACT GGTAAGGAAAAGTGTAATCTCTGTTTGCAAGGGGAAGTGTATAGATTTTGCAGATCAAAAATCCTTGCATCTAATTGGTTAATCAATCTTAATGATTCCCAACAAGAAGCAGTTCTGAACTGTCTCGCGACAAAGTATTGCCATCACGACAAGACAACTAAGCTAATCTGGGGTCCTCCTGGAACAGGGAAAACGAAGACAGTTAGTGCACTGTTGTTTCTACTTCTGAGCCTCCATTGTAGAACAGTAACTTGTGCTCCAACTAATATTGCAGTCCTAGAAGTTTCTGGACGAGCTTTGAAGCTTGTGCTGGAATCATGTGAATTTTTGACTTATGGTCTAGGAGATttagttttgtttggaaacagAAAACGAATGAATATCGATAACCAAGACGAGCTACttcatatttttcttgatcatcgTGCTAAAATTCTAGCAAGGTGCTTTATTCCTGCCTCTGGCTGGAAATACTCGTTGCAGTATTTGATAACACTACTTGAAGACACTGAACTGCTGTACCAGCTCTATACCATGAATGGTCAAGAGGAAGATGCTGATGCCGAACTTTATCAGAAATCTGATAATACTAATTATGATAGTGATTCAGGGAATGCAGTTCTTCGCAAAGAAAGCCTGAGAAACAAGGAGGACAAAACGCAAAGGTTGTATGCTCAAGGCTTCAAGGACGAGTGGAACAAGAGAATTGGGCAAGTAATTGCCAAAACAATAAAGTTGAATGATGAAAGTCGACATGGCAGAGGGTTTGGGCGGGACAAGAAACATTCAAGGCCTGTTCCAAGAAAGGGTTGTAATGATTCTCATCAAGCTAAAGCAAGGTTAAATTTTGACGACTTTGTGACAAGCAGATTAAACTGCAAACTGGAGGCTTTTACTTTCTATGTTGTTAACTTTGTCATGCACTTGCCAACTTCACTCCTGTCTGTGGTAGTGGCAAGAGACATGATCAAAGCTGTAAACTTACTTCATTCACTTAGTAGTTTATTGCAAAGTGTTATCTCTAATGGTAGAAGTTTGAAAGAAATCTTTGTTAAAAACAAAGAAGCAGAGATGCGAGTGATTGACAGCTCTTCTGATATAGAATTGGCCAAAAAAGAGTGTCTTAAGATACTCAAATCCCTTCCTAACAACTTTTTTGAACCTGAAGATGAGTAttcaataaaaaatcaaattttgaaaaatgcatGCCTGCTTTTCTGTACTGCTTCAAGCTCCTTCAAATTGCATGAGACAGATGCTGAATTGCTGGTTATTGATGAAGCTGCTCAGCTTAAAGAATGCGAGTCAACTATCCCCTTACAGATTCCTGGTCTCCGTCATGCCATACTCATAGGGGACGAGTGGCAACTGCCTGCCATGGTTAAAAGCAAG GTTTGCGAGGAGGCCAAGTTTGGGCGGAGCTTGTTTGAGAGGCTGGCACTTCTGCGATTCAAGAAACATCTTCTTAATCTTCAGTATAGGATGCACCCGTCAATAACCTCATTTCCGAACAGGGAATTCTACCAGAATCAGATTACAGATGCTCCAAATGTCAGAAGTACAGCATATCAGAAGCGTTACCTTCAAGGTGAAATTTATGGTGCTTATTCTTTTATCAATGTAGCATGCGGAAATGAGGAAGTCGTTGATGGGCATAGCATCCGGAACATGGTAGAGGTAGCAGTGGTTTGTGAGGTAGTTGCCAACCTCTTCAAAG GATTCACTTCCTCGGGAGAAAAGATTAGTATTGGTATTATATCACCGTACAATGCTCAAATTGCTGCAATTAAAGAGAACCTTGGAACTAAGTATAGCACTGATGATGAGAGTGACTTCTCTGTGGATGTCCGATCTGTGGATGGTTTTCAAGGAGGTGAGAAGGATGTAATAATAATCTCAGCGGTGCGCTCCAATGCAAACAGATCAATTGGTTTCCTTTCTAACAGTCAAAGGGTTAATGTAGCACTAACTAGAGCAAG GCACTGCCTCTGGATATTCGGCAATGAACCAACCCTAAAAAGCAGTGGTTCTGTTTGGAAGATACTTGTACATGATGCCAGGGTTAGGGGCTGCTTCCATGATGCTCAGAATGACAAGGACTTGGTGAAAGCTATGGCAGCTGCTTTGATAGATATTGATCTCCTTGACATTAAAATACGCCTTTATTCTGTACTTTTTCAAGGAACAAGGTGGAAG GTAAGTGTTGATGATAATTTTTGGAAAGCAATGGGGAGAATTAAAAGCATAGAAATCCGTAAGAAAGCAATTTCCGTATTGATGAAGCTTTCTAGTGATTGGCAATGGCCTCGCACTGAACATATTGCTGTCTCAAGTGGGATGTCTAATCAGCCCTTTGAGCTCTGTCCTGTTGATGGGATACTTCATATTGTTCTGACTCTTGAGACGATTATGGAGACCTCAAGCTATGTAGACGTCATTCGGGTTTGGGATATTCGGCCACTGACAGAGATACCAAACCTAGATCCTATGTTTATCTTGTGCAAGCAGCTTGATGCTTTTCATTTGCAGGATGAGTCGTAG